In Streptomyces sp. NBC_00878, a single window of DNA contains:
- a CDS encoding trypco2 family protein, whose translation MELEPAELSDAIKAVRDGLAAAQRDGAGSPIRFTVKDVVLDLGIELRHTASAGGGVKAFVVSADAKGERSRTATHRMTVTLSVAPDADGNDLEIGDTAGGRGGSLAGLGLD comes from the coding sequence ATGGAGTTGGAGCCGGCTGAGCTGTCGGATGCGATCAAAGCGGTGCGCGACGGGCTGGCCGCAGCCCAGCGTGATGGGGCGGGCTCGCCGATCCGGTTCACCGTCAAGGACGTCGTCCTCGACCTGGGGATCGAACTGCGGCACACCGCGTCGGCGGGCGGAGGTGTGAAGGCGTTCGTCGTCTCCGCTGACGCGAAAGGGGAGCGGTCACGGACCGCCACCCACCGCATGACGGTCACCCTCAGCGTCGCCCCCGACGCGGACGGAAACGACCTTGAGATCGGGGACACGGCGGGTGGCCGCGGCGGGTCCCTGGCCGGACTGGGCCTGGACTAG
- a CDS encoding HNH endonuclease has translation MAISDTERLKAWVRAGGRCEFCGNYLLEGKLTYKDFTLGELAHIVGRDVAPGSPRGMDPLPEDKRDLADNLMLLCRGEHNEIDRKGSLNLMTVERLRTIKRKREAWIRRMTGLSPQNGTAVIRLIGPVRGYEVELTKPTAAEAVIRSEGRFPDFPLSLHGDGFEIDLRNVIGEEESESAYWEQCKRHIDRILERRLAEALREDTVQHVSAFGFARLPLLVYFGSRLDDTFAVTIYQRHRSTEAWNWPDNPAPSTSFTTTSPQNPPQDAEEGVLVLNISGSIQADELPENLRELPRWVINPAGTVPSVDVIDSLETLSEFTNSLRSMLSSMEAQHKHMRILHVLAAAPVSAAVALGRVHDSHVHPKMAIYDRTDGRYTVALEIS, from the coding sequence ATGGCCATCTCTGACACAGAACGCTTGAAGGCTTGGGTCCGAGCCGGGGGACGGTGCGAGTTCTGCGGCAACTACCTGCTCGAAGGCAAGCTCACCTACAAGGACTTCACCCTCGGGGAACTGGCCCACATCGTGGGCCGTGACGTAGCACCTGGCTCTCCACGGGGCATGGACCCGCTCCCGGAAGACAAGCGCGACCTCGCTGACAACCTGATGCTTCTGTGTCGAGGTGAGCACAACGAGATCGACCGCAAGGGGTCACTCAACCTCATGACGGTGGAGCGCTTGCGGACGATCAAGCGCAAGCGCGAGGCATGGATTCGACGCATGACTGGCCTCAGCCCCCAAAACGGAACCGCGGTGATCCGGTTGATCGGGCCGGTGCGGGGCTACGAAGTTGAGCTGACCAAGCCGACGGCCGCCGAGGCGGTGATCCGCTCAGAAGGGCGGTTCCCCGATTTCCCATTGAGCCTGCACGGCGACGGCTTCGAGATCGACCTCCGTAACGTGATCGGAGAGGAGGAGTCCGAGTCGGCCTACTGGGAACAGTGCAAGCGGCACATCGATCGGATTCTTGAACGTCGGCTCGCCGAAGCACTGCGCGAGGACACCGTGCAACACGTCAGCGCCTTCGGCTTCGCGCGTCTGCCGTTGCTCGTCTACTTCGGCTCGCGCCTCGACGACACCTTTGCCGTCACTATCTACCAACGGCACCGCAGTACAGAAGCCTGGAACTGGCCCGACAACCCGGCGCCCAGCACGAGCTTCACCACCACCTCACCGCAGAACCCCCCGCAGGACGCCGAGGAGGGAGTCCTGGTACTCAACATCTCCGGCTCAATCCAGGCTGACGAACTTCCCGAGAATCTCCGGGAACTACCACGCTGGGTGATCAACCCTGCTGGCACGGTGCCCTCCGTCGATGTAATCGACTCACTGGAAACGCTGAGCGAATTCACAAACTCGCTGCGCTCAATGCTCTCCAGCATGGAAGCCCAGCACAAGCACATGCGAATCCTGCACGTTCTAGCCGCAGCCCCGGTTTCGGCAGCCGTGGCGTTGGGACGGGTTCACGACTCTCATGTGCACCCGAAGATGGCCATCTACGACCGAACCGACGGGCGCTACACAGTCGCGCTGGAGATTTCATGA
- a CDS encoding serine protease, translating to MPMIGGSERRTVEVQGTSSGEESYGTGYLIAPGLILTALHVAQPTPRDVAVRDLQNTKFTPARVVWSDPRLDAALLEADRDAVGAGMTTVRFGELVCSDPGHRPQCTMSGFPKAMRRKAGADPERFVDDLKTVDGTIAPHTGSRSMLYGFEVLGALPRFYENWKGLSGAGVTCQGLLVGLVRTVDKQWDRSLMALPASQLMAADGFCRAVAKHTGLLPQLQAADLQPLLHGPPEPVLSSSYLLDPHARTVALTGMSHLIDEIVTWCRTAHRVDVAALTGLGGTGKTRLLAEVLQRLAVPLPQDADRRPWSGGFLTDRPPHAGYGLLASSRYPLLVIVDLAESRDGQLADLMAALASQHDGHTVRVLLLARRRDGWWPSKQRELRALHAGPVAHTFAVTPDDAYGGQPGTDIYRCAKTAFAHRIEQLRLAGHADESWREGALADAPAAYGARIANSGPHPVIYHHIAALADVLVHANPDFADRDHPMDVLLAHEENYVRKIAEARLPQGAVDTKLIRSLITAQFLAGAATIRDGQAVIRAGYDSHHSGYGPSAPPDQRVLAALDDILTAAYPSTDGAHWGAVGEPLAAALLTEVETDSGHEFVEQFLQHETLKPAQRTQTLHVVARVSAEDPALAEGAHRAVAAAPDELLPLAVQAAAELDTDDAAHWLNGTRQAVSVRAAQPGADTAVYERAADLVQRAEDCVAAGTSLTTLLDHTGTGEGEPSGGSWSPTSRAPAGRRDYVLVKQVVKWHVRLLLTTVSMVYLLAITASTVGVAYSNGLGEGWAGWLYIPAHVGFSMTFAAYWGSGRLDWTAGATWIGPPLVVLMDVCMGALFHDAWPLPAYFPPAWLVWLMFCVPGLACLLFTWRIWFGQLQPLTPAQGDTPSLRNVPW from the coding sequence ATGCCGATGATCGGGGGATCGGAACGGCGCACCGTAGAAGTACAAGGCACAAGCAGCGGCGAGGAATCCTACGGCACCGGCTACCTCATCGCCCCCGGCTTGATCCTGACCGCCTTGCACGTCGCCCAGCCCACGCCCCGCGACGTGGCGGTCCGGGACCTGCAGAACACCAAGTTCACCCCAGCCCGCGTGGTGTGGAGCGATCCTCGCCTTGATGCGGCGCTGTTGGAGGCGGACCGTGATGCCGTCGGCGCGGGGATGACCACAGTGCGGTTCGGCGAGCTGGTGTGCAGCGATCCCGGCCATCGCCCGCAGTGCACCATGTCGGGCTTTCCCAAGGCCATGCGCCGCAAAGCCGGTGCGGATCCGGAGCGTTTCGTCGACGACCTGAAAACGGTGGACGGAACGATCGCACCGCACACCGGTTCACGCTCGATGCTGTACGGGTTCGAGGTGTTGGGGGCGCTGCCCCGCTTCTACGAGAACTGGAAGGGACTGTCCGGGGCGGGGGTCACCTGCCAGGGGCTGCTGGTCGGGCTGGTGCGCACGGTCGACAAGCAGTGGGATCGCAGTCTGATGGCCCTGCCAGCCTCCCAGCTGATGGCAGCCGACGGCTTCTGCCGCGCCGTGGCAAAGCACACGGGCCTGCTGCCCCAGCTGCAGGCGGCCGACCTGCAACCCCTACTGCACGGCCCGCCCGAACCGGTGCTGTCCTCCTCCTACTTGCTCGATCCGCATGCGCGCACCGTCGCCCTCACTGGCATGTCCCACCTGATCGACGAGATCGTGACCTGGTGCCGTACGGCACACCGGGTGGACGTCGCCGCGCTGACCGGGTTGGGCGGCACCGGCAAAACCCGCCTGCTCGCCGAGGTGTTGCAGCGCCTGGCCGTCCCGCTTCCCCAGGACGCGGACCGGCGTCCATGGAGCGGCGGCTTCCTCACCGACCGACCGCCCCACGCCGGTTACGGCCTGCTCGCCTCCTCCCGCTACCCGCTGCTGGTGATCGTGGACCTGGCCGAGAGCCGGGATGGTCAACTCGCCGACCTGATGGCGGCCCTGGCCTCACAGCACGACGGCCACACGGTGCGCGTCCTGCTCCTGGCCCGCCGCCGGGACGGCTGGTGGCCGTCCAAACAGCGCGAACTGCGCGCCCTGCACGCGGGCCCCGTCGCCCACACCTTCGCCGTCACCCCCGACGACGCCTACGGTGGCCAGCCCGGCACGGACATCTACCGATGCGCCAAGACGGCCTTCGCGCACCGGATCGAACAGCTCCGCCTCGCCGGACACGCGGACGAGAGCTGGCGCGAGGGCGCTCTCGCGGATGCGCCGGCCGCGTACGGCGCCCGCATCGCGAACTCGGGGCCGCATCCGGTCATCTACCACCACATCGCGGCCCTCGCCGACGTCCTGGTCCACGCCAACCCGGACTTCGCCGACCGTGACCATCCCATGGACGTGCTCCTGGCACATGAGGAGAACTACGTCCGCAAGATCGCCGAGGCCCGTCTTCCGCAGGGTGCGGTGGACACCAAGCTGATCCGCAGTCTGATCACCGCCCAGTTCCTCGCCGGGGCGGCCACCATCCGCGACGGGCAGGCCGTTATCCGCGCCGGGTACGACTCCCATCACAGCGGCTACGGCCCCTCGGCTCCGCCCGACCAGCGAGTCCTCGCCGCGCTGGATGACATCCTCACCGCGGCCTACCCCAGCACCGACGGCGCCCACTGGGGCGCGGTCGGCGAGCCGCTGGCCGCAGCCCTGCTCACCGAGGTCGAGACCGACAGCGGGCACGAATTCGTCGAGCAGTTCCTGCAGCACGAAACCCTCAAGCCCGCGCAGCGCACCCAGACCCTCCACGTTGTCGCCCGTGTCAGCGCGGAGGATCCCGCGCTTGCCGAGGGCGCCCACCGGGCCGTGGCCGCGGCCCCCGACGAGCTGCTGCCCCTGGCCGTCCAGGCCGCCGCCGAGCTGGATACCGACGATGCCGCCCACTGGCTGAACGGAACCCGGCAGGCGGTCAGCGTCCGCGCAGCTCAGCCTGGCGCGGACACCGCCGTCTACGAGCGGGCGGCCGACCTGGTGCAGCGGGCCGAGGACTGCGTGGCCGCCGGGACCAGCCTCACCACCCTCCTCGACCACACGGGCACCGGGGAAGGCGAGCCGTCGGGCGGCAGCTGGTCACCAACCAGCCGCGCACCCGCAGGGCGCCGCGACTACGTCCTGGTCAAGCAGGTCGTGAAGTGGCACGTCCGGCTGCTGCTCACCACGGTCAGCATGGTCTACCTGCTGGCCATCACCGCCTCCACGGTCGGCGTCGCCTACTCCAACGGGCTGGGAGAAGGGTGGGCTGGCTGGCTCTACATCCCGGCACACGTCGGCTTCAGCATGACCTTTGCCGCGTACTGGGGCAGCGGCCGGCTGGACTGGACGGCCGGGGCGACTTGGATCGGTCCGCCACTCGTCGTGCTCATGGACGTGTGCATGGGCGCGCTGTTCCATGACGCCTGGCCTCTGCCGGCCTACTTCCCTCCAGCGTGGCTGGTGTGGCTCATGTTCTGCGTCCCGGGTCTGGCGTGCCTCCTCTTCACCTGGCGCATCTGGTTCGGCCAGCTCCAGCCCCTGACGCCCGCGCAAGGCGACACTCCCTCGCTCCGCAATGTGCCCTGGTAG
- a CDS encoding cyclic GMP-AMP synthase DncV-like nucleotidyltransferase has protein sequence MKLLAYFSAFLTDTVNLNQTRLDKLDDRVAAITSTLKADSQIGSLYRTHIPQGSWAHRTIIRPFNNHEFDADFLLHLDEVEDWKPKDYLREVRAAFKRSATYKSKVTKKNRCCRIVYAGDCHVDVVPYITLADGREVIVNYAENDFEDTNPQGFTDWMKEKDSLANGQLRRVIRLMKYVRDYKQTFSVPSVILTTLLGERIQTWHEATRYSDTPTALKVILADLSAWLDLYPLMPTLADPSCPETTFNHRWNQEQYENFRKKIKLYSSWVTEAYDEEGKALSLAAWQRVFGDSFQQPSSVQKSLTASSDIQPTREARAPHEQYIEEFGFSWRGGYKVRINAQVLPKSGFRNGPLRRLRRVSVLQSLRFTITTDVPEPYDLYWKVRNRGPEAAARDQLRGAIVLDEDRSRTREESTSWKGQHYVEVYIVKNGRVLATDHHDVIIS, from the coding sequence ATGAAACTGCTGGCTTACTTCAGCGCATTCCTTACGGACACTGTAAATCTCAACCAGACACGCCTAGATAAACTCGACGATCGCGTGGCCGCAATTACATCAACTCTGAAGGCTGACAGTCAAATCGGCAGCCTCTACAGGACGCACATTCCGCAGGGGTCCTGGGCTCACCGCACAATCATCAGGCCATTCAACAATCACGAGTTTGACGCAGACTTCCTCCTACATCTGGATGAGGTGGAGGACTGGAAGCCAAAAGACTACTTGCGGGAGGTCCGGGCTGCGTTCAAGCGATCCGCCACCTACAAGTCGAAGGTAACCAAGAAGAACCGGTGCTGCCGCATCGTCTACGCGGGTGACTGCCACGTCGACGTGGTGCCCTACATCACTCTGGCGGACGGCCGCGAGGTTATCGTCAACTACGCCGAGAATGATTTCGAAGATACCAACCCTCAGGGATTTACGGACTGGATGAAGGAGAAGGATAGTCTGGCCAACGGCCAACTGCGGCGCGTCATCAGGCTGATGAAATATGTACGAGACTACAAGCAGACCTTCAGCGTACCGTCCGTAATTCTCACGACTCTGCTTGGCGAACGAATCCAAACCTGGCACGAAGCTACGCGCTACAGCGACACTCCCACAGCTCTAAAGGTAATTCTGGCCGATCTGAGCGCTTGGCTAGACCTGTACCCGCTCATGCCGACCCTCGCCGACCCAAGCTGTCCGGAGACAACGTTCAACCACCGCTGGAACCAGGAGCAATACGAGAACTTCCGAAAGAAGATCAAGCTGTATAGCTCATGGGTAACCGAGGCCTATGATGAGGAGGGCAAAGCGCTGAGCCTTGCAGCATGGCAGCGCGTCTTTGGCGACTCGTTCCAGCAACCGAGCTCGGTTCAGAAGTCTCTGACGGCATCCTCGGATATTCAACCGACCCGCGAAGCTCGTGCCCCGCACGAGCAGTACATCGAAGAGTTTGGCTTCAGCTGGCGAGGAGGGTACAAAGTACGGATCAACGCTCAGGTTCTCCCGAAGAGTGGTTTTCGGAACGGCCCCCTACGCCGTCTCCGTCGAGTGAGCGTCCTTCAGAGCCTGCGCTTCACAATCACCACCGATGTTCCAGAGCCGTACGACCTCTATTGGAAGGTCAGGAATCGCGGCCCCGAAGCCGCTGCGCGCGATCAACTCCGAGGCGCGATCGTTCTCGATGAGGACCGAAGCAGAACCCGCGAGGAGTCAACATCTTGGAAAGGACAACACTATGTGGAGGTCTACATCGTTAAAAACGGCCGTGTCCTAGCCACTGATCACCACGACGTCATCATCAGCTGA
- a CDS encoding IS701 family transposase: MTPDEIAVVRGELETFAAEVFEPFARKDQRRWGQVYVRGLLTDGQRKSVEPMAARLGEDGNRQALANFITTSPWDPAHIRAQLAWRMEETIGPKALIFDDTGFLKDGMASACVSRQYTGTAGKVTNCQVGVSLHLASDHASAAVNWRLFLPRTWDPASPEADADKVARRTACGIPDDVGHVEKWQLALDMLDETRSWGIEVPLAVADAGYGDAAAFRHGLQARGLNYVVGISTTLSAQPADAVPVAGPYCGTGRPPLAKYPDKPRSVKELVIAAGRKAARPVQWREGSRPGTGRFGRKRMYSRFVALRIRPAGREVRQATDGPELPVCWLLAEWPAGENEPVQFWLSDLPSGMPLTTLVRLAKLRWRIEHDYREMKQALGLAHFEGRTWGGWHHHVTLVSVAHAFCTLQRLARAPKDPAPA; this comes from the coding sequence GTGACTCCGGACGAGATTGCTGTGGTGCGTGGTGAGTTGGAGACGTTCGCGGCGGAGGTGTTCGAGCCGTTCGCGCGCAAGGATCAGCGCCGGTGGGGGCAGGTTTATGTGCGGGGGCTGCTGACCGACGGGCAGCGTAAGTCGGTCGAGCCGATGGCCGCCCGGCTCGGGGAGGACGGCAATCGTCAGGCACTGGCCAACTTCATCACCACCAGCCCCTGGGACCCGGCGCACATCCGGGCCCAGCTCGCCTGGCGGATGGAGGAGACGATCGGGCCCAAGGCCCTCATCTTCGACGACACCGGGTTCCTCAAGGACGGGATGGCCTCGGCATGCGTGTCGCGGCAGTACACCGGCACCGCGGGCAAGGTCACCAACTGCCAGGTCGGCGTCTCACTCCACCTCGCGTCCGACCACGCCTCGGCGGCGGTCAACTGGCGGCTGTTCCTGCCCCGGACATGGGATCCCGCCTCACCGGAGGCCGATGCGGACAAGGTCGCCCGCCGCACCGCCTGCGGCATCCCGGACGATGTCGGGCATGTGGAGAAGTGGCAGCTGGCCCTGGACATGCTCGACGAGACCCGCTCGTGGGGGATCGAGGTGCCGCTGGCCGTCGCGGACGCCGGATACGGCGACGCTGCCGCGTTCCGGCACGGACTGCAGGCCCGCGGCCTGAACTACGTGGTGGGGATCTCCACCACACTGTCGGCCCAGCCCGCCGACGCGGTGCCGGTGGCCGGGCCGTACTGCGGGACGGGACGCCCGCCGCTGGCCAAGTATCCCGACAAGCCGCGGTCGGTGAAGGAGCTGGTCATCGCGGCGGGCCGGAAGGCTGCCCGGCCGGTGCAGTGGCGAGAGGGCTCCCGGCCCGGCACCGGCCGCTTTGGCCGTAAGCGGATGTACTCCCGCTTCGTGGCCTTGCGCATCCGGCCTGCCGGACGCGAGGTCCGCCAGGCCACCGACGGCCCGGAACTGCCCGTGTGCTGGCTGCTGGCCGAATGGCCCGCCGGTGAGAACGAGCCGGTGCAGTTCTGGCTGTCCGACCTGCCCTCCGGCATGCCTCTGACCACGCTGGTCCGCCTCGCCAAACTCCGCTGGCGCATCGAGCACGACTACCGGGAGATGAAGCAGGCCCTGGGACTTGCCCACTTCGAGGGCCGGACCTGGGGCGGCTGGCACCACCACGTCACCCTCGTCTCCGTCGCGCACGCCTTCTGCACCCTGCAACGACTGGCCCGGGCCCCAAAAGACCCAGCACCGGCCTGA